In Lotus japonicus ecotype B-129 chromosome 5, LjGifu_v1.2, one genomic interval encodes:
- the LOC130716904 gene encoding extensin-like yields the protein MGSLMVSATLTLVLAIVSLTLPSQISADGYIYSSPPPPKEYPPVSPPYHYHSPPPPVYSPPPPKYYYKSPPPPPKKPYKYPSPPPPVHVYPKPTYHSPPPPPKKPYKYPSPPPPVHVYPKPTYHSPPPPPPKKPYKYPSPPPPVYYPPKHPYHYKSPPPPPKKPYKYPSPPPPVHVYPKPTYHSPPPPPKKPYKYPSPPPPVHVYPKPTYHSPPPPPKKPYKYPSPPPPVYYPPKHPYHYKSPPPPPKKPYKYPSPPPPVYVYPKPHYHSPPPPPHNPYKYPSPPPPSHPLPHPYPHPHPHPHPVYHSPPPPVHPHPYPHPHPVPHPVYSPPKHPYPHPHPVPHPVYKSPPPSPKKPYKYPSPPPPVHVYPKPHYHSPPPPPHKPYKYPSPPPPSHPLPHPYPHPHPVPHPVYHSPPPPVHPHPYPHPHPHPVPHPVYPHPYPHPHPVPHPVYHSPPPPVHKPYIYASPPPPYHS from the coding sequence ATGGGGTCTCTGATGGTCTCTGCTACTCTGACTCTAGTCTTGGCCATTGTGTCCCTCACCTTGCCATCTCAAATCTCTGCCGACGGCTACATTTACTCCTCACCTCCGCCACCTAAGGAGTACCCTCCGGTGTCTCCACCCTACCACTACCACTCACCACCTCCTCCAGTTTACTCTCCTCCACCACCTAAATACTACTACaaatcaccaccaccgccaccaaagaAGCCGTACAAGtacccttctcctcctccaccagtGCATGTCTACCCAAAACCCACTTAccactcaccaccaccaccaccaaagaAGCCATACAAGTACCCTTCTCCCCCACCACCAGTGCATGTCTACCCAAAACCCACTTAccactcaccaccaccaccaccacctaagAAGCCATACAAGTATccttctccaccaccaccagtgTACTATCCCCCAAAGCATCCTTACCACTACaaatctccaccaccaccaccaaagaAGCCATATAAGtacccttctcctcctccaccagtGCATGTCTACCCAAAACCCACTTAccactcaccaccaccaccaccaaagaAGCCATACAAGTACccttctccaccaccaccagtgCATGTCTACCCAAAACCCACTTAccactcaccaccaccaccacctaagAAGCCATACAAATACCCTTCTCCTCCACCACCAGTGTACTATCCTCCTAAGCATCCTTACCACTACAAATCTCCCCCACCACCCCCGAAGAAGCCATACAAGTACCCCTCTCCCCCTCCACCAGTTTATGTTTACCCAAAACCACACTACCactccccaccaccaccaccccacaATCCATACAAGTACCCATCTCCTCCCCCTCCATCTCACCCACTCCCTCATCCTTACCCACACCCACACCCACACCCACACCCGGTTTAccactctcctcctccaccagtTCACCCACATCCTTACCCTCACCCACACCCTGTTCCACATCCAGTGTACTCTCCCCCTAAGCATCCTTACCCTCACCCACACCCTGTTCCACATCCAGTGTACAAATCTCCCCCACCATCCCCCAAGAAGCCATACAAGTACCCCTCTCCCCCTCCACCAGTTCATGTTTACCCAAAACCACACTACCactccccaccaccaccaccccacaAGCCATACAAGTACCCATCTCCTCCCCCTCCATCTCACCCACTCCCTCATCCTTACCCACACCCACACCCAGTCCCACACCCAGTTTAccactctcctcctccaccagtTCACCCACATCCTTACCCACACCCACACCCACACCCTGTTCCACACCCAGTTTACCCACATCCTTACCCTCACCCACACCCTGTTCCACATCCTGTGTACCACTCTCCTCCACCTCCAGTACACAAGCCTTACATCTATGCATCTCCTCCCCCTCCTTACCACTCTTAG